The proteins below are encoded in one region of Sebastes fasciatus isolate fSebFas1 chromosome 16, fSebFas1.pri, whole genome shotgun sequence:
- the LOC141752218 gene encoding uncharacterized protein LOC141752218 — protein sequence MSAGLDGGGRGGRELFLSTHRCPEVDLLPHHNSKTRIPAPRSLVPAGRSSEFTCTGQLEANYLDVTSTCRSEEEEEEEEEEEEGSISEWSEEDLSFHFSPSVILPSDDEESDPESGFECIDVTMETQVKGQKGEGPKMVPKRLIQLKKKKETETITDQETTEKLQVILKDGPAVRGGANSEVSANELLCPTVRHCPDLLLRQNSMPATFHTHSTTSSDVDSYRVYRGLVTGASQGPNVGDMVGNAAPRQRLQRSFSLDDTKTKMASCIITSVLSKKMQVEQNTCKTSYLQRKAALLPAPPQRVREAAGVFRAPVHVVRDVRSLVKNTHSLSFSSATSDNKPASFKVIGQDASPPPTYQQAVGHDETKRRCPASSRGRVAKVAASLSQSQDRQQSASRPMTQQRRGSEPSRGQVDDVTWPVDPPPVSSDLSEVSQSEGGRGVSHQAGTSLQPPVSAQEQSPILGVSSQSAPQQILHPCFYTPTALPAFPPTLHPHLGQVGYLHTPLSYIQTRPVPVLHWSTGNTSDQLDHVNRTGPPPWTRTAGDQEGSGNTVTPAARQQHEQLQQQLQQQLQQQHEQLQQQLQQQRTLQPQFLCTVQGFLPAQVGIDFLADITGAAVLSGPAPCHMILDSKSGRYFYMATPPPPQRKLLLDPETGQFIKVFLPAARSAPNAGVLLARCAINPAPAVLSVMPFQPTVGVPSLYAAPCLPFARHTPAANM from the exons ATGAGCGCCGGACTggacggaggaggaagaggagggagggagctcTTCCTCAGCACTCACCGCTGCCCTGAAGTCGACCTGCTGCCTCATCACAACTCTAAGACTCGGATCCCTGCGCCACGTTCACTAGTTCCTGCTGGAAGGAGCTCTGAGTTCACCTGTACAGGTCAGTTGGAGGCGAATTACCTGGACGTGACCTCCACCTGTCGCtccgaggaagaggaggaagaggaagaagaggaggaagaagggagcATCAGTGAGTGGTCGGAGGAGGATCTCTCCTTCCACTTCTCCCCCTCCGTCATCCTCCCATCAGACGACGAAGAGTCAGATCCAGAGAGCGGCTTCGAGTGTATtgatgttaccatggaaacGCAG GTGAAAGGTCAGAAAGGGGAGGGGCCGAAGATGGTCCCAAAACGACTGATTcaactgaagaagaagaaagagacagagaccaTCACTGACCAGGAGACGACTGAGAAACTACAG GTGATACTGAAGGATGGACCTGCTGTAAGGGGAGGAGCTAACAGTGAGGTCTCAGCCAATGAGCTGCTCTGCCCCACCGTCCGTCACTGCCCCGACCTGTTGCTACGGCAAAACAGTATGCCCGCCACCTTCCACACACACTCGACGACCAGCAGTGATGTCGACAGCTACAGGGTCTACAGGGGCCTGGTCACAGGGGCCAGTCAAG GGCCGAACGTTGGAGACATGGTAGGAAACGCGGCACCGCGGCAGCGCCTGCAGAGGTCCTTCTCTCTGGACGATACTAAAACAAAGATGGCGTCCTGCATCATTACGAGCGTTCTGTCAAAGAAGATGCAGGTGGAGCAGAACACCTGTAAAACCTCGTACCTGCAGAGGAAGGCTGCGTTGTTACCCGCCCCCCCCCAGAGGGTGCGGGAGGCGGCGGGCGTGTTCAGAGCGCCGGTTCATGTGGTCAGAGACGTGAGGAGTTTAGTTAAAAACACCCACAGTCTCTCGTTCTCCTCGGCAACATCTGACAACAAGCCAGCCAGCTTCAAGGTGATCGGTCAGGACGCCAGTCCCCCGCCGACCTACCAGCAGGCCGTAGGTCACGACGAGACAAAGCGCCGCTGTCCGGCTTCCTCCAGAGGACGCGTCGCCAAGGTCGCGGCgtctctcagccaatcacaggacAGGCAACAGAGCGCCAGCCGTCCAATGACACAGCAGAGACGAGGCAGCGAGCCAAGCAGAGGTCAGGTGGATGATGTCACCTGGCCTGTAGACCCGCCACCTGTCAGCAGCGACCTGTCAGAggttagccaatcagagggaggCAGAGGTGTGAGTCACCAGGCCGGGACGTCCCTCCAGCCTCCAGTCTCGGCCCAGGAACAGAGTCCCATCCTGGGTGTGTCCTCCCAGTCGGCCCCCCAGCAGATCCTCCATCCATGTTTCTACACCCCCACCGCCCTGCCAGCCTTCCCCCCGACCCTGCACCCTCACCTGGGGCAGGTCGGCTACCTGCACACCCCCCTGAGCTACATCCAGACCCGACCTGTTCCCGTCCTCCACTGGTCCACTGGAAACACCTCCGACCAACTGGACCACGTCAACAGGACCGGCCCGCCTCCGTGGACCCGGACCGCAGGAGACCAGGAGGGCAGCGGCAACACGGTGACGCCAGCAGCACGGCAGCAACACGAGCAACTTCAGCAGCAACTTCAGCAGCAACTTCAGCAGCAACACGAGCAACTTCAGCAGCAACTTCAGCAGCAACGGACGCTTCAGCCTCAGTTTCTCTGCACCGTTCAGGGTTTCTTACCTGCACAGGTGGGCATTGACTTCCTCGCTGACATCACGGGTGCTGCCGTCCTCAGTGGCCCCGCCCCCTGTCACATGATATTAGATTCTAAAAGTGGGCGGTATTTCTACATGGCCACGCCTCCGCCGCCTCAGAGGAAGCTGCTGCTGGATCCAGAAACCGGTCAGTTCATCAAGGTGTTCCTACCTGCTGCCAGATCCGCCCCCAACGCCGGCGTGCTCCTGGCGCGCTGTGCCATAAACCCCGCCCCCGCCGTGCTGTCAGTGATGCCGTTCCAGCCGACGGTTGGCGTGCCCTCCCTGTATGCCGCCCCCTGCCTCCCCTTCGCCCGGCACACACCGGCAGCCAACATGTAG